A region from the Streptomyces sp. 3214.6 genome encodes:
- a CDS encoding IS256 family transposase, which translates to MTAPDSLPLHALAEDNLATASPDLLRAMVKTFADALMSAEADALCNAEYGQVSDERVNHRNGYRPREWDARAGTVELAVPKLRQGSHFPHWLLERRRRAEQALISVVATAYLLGVSTRRVEKLAESLGVTQLSKSQVSAMAKHLDEQVAAFRNRPLDAGPYAFVRVDALTQKVREGGRIINVHALIAVGVNADGHREILGIDVATAEDGAGWLAFLRSLTARGLTGLQLVVSDAHTGLVNAIGAVLPGASWQRCRTHYARNLLSQVPKSAQPWVATLLRTVFEQPDTDAVRAQMRHVLDALEAKFPKAAAHLDAAQHDLLAFTAFPREIWRQIWSNNPQERLNKEIRRRTDVVGVFPDRTAVIRLVGAVLAEQNDEWTEARRYMSRELLAKACLHPIESETAETVLPTELTA; encoded by the coding sequence ATGACCGCACCCGACAGTCTGCCCCTGCACGCCCTCGCCGAGGACAACCTCGCCACGGCGAGTCCCGATCTGCTGCGCGCGATGGTCAAGACATTCGCCGACGCGCTCATGTCCGCGGAGGCCGACGCCCTCTGCAACGCCGAATACGGGCAGGTCAGCGACGAACGCGTCAACCACCGCAACGGCTACCGCCCACGCGAGTGGGACGCCCGGGCGGGAACGGTCGAACTCGCCGTCCCCAAGCTGAGGCAGGGCAGTCACTTCCCGCACTGGCTCCTCGAACGGCGCCGGCGGGCCGAGCAGGCCCTCATCTCGGTGGTCGCCACCGCCTACCTGCTGGGCGTCAGCACGCGCAGGGTCGAGAAGCTCGCCGAGTCCCTCGGCGTCACCCAGCTGTCGAAGTCCCAGGTCAGCGCGATGGCCAAGCACCTGGACGAGCAGGTGGCCGCCTTCCGTAACCGGCCCCTGGACGCGGGGCCGTATGCCTTCGTCCGGGTCGACGCACTGACCCAGAAGGTCCGCGAGGGCGGCCGCATCATCAACGTCCACGCACTGATCGCGGTCGGCGTCAACGCCGACGGACACCGCGAGATCCTCGGCATCGACGTCGCCACCGCCGAGGACGGCGCCGGCTGGCTCGCCTTCCTGCGCTCGCTGACCGCCCGCGGCCTGACCGGCCTCCAACTCGTCGTCTCCGACGCTCACACCGGCCTGGTGAACGCGATTGGCGCGGTCCTGCCGGGCGCATCGTGGCAGCGATGCCGCACCCATTACGCCCGAAATCTGCTGAGCCAGGTTCCGAAGTCGGCTCAGCCGTGGGTGGCGACCCTGCTGCGGACGGTCTTCGAGCAGCCCGACACTGACGCCGTCCGGGCTCAGATGCGGCACGTTCTGGACGCGCTGGAGGCCAAGTTCCCCAAGGCGGCAGCCCACTTGGACGCCGCCCAGCACGATCTCCTGGCGTTCACCGCGTTCCCGCGTGAGATCTGGCGGCAGATCTGGTCGAACAATCCGCAGGAACGGCTGAACAAGGAGATCCGGCGCCGCACCGACGTGGTCGGCGTCTTCCCCGACCGCACCGCCGTGATCCGCCTGGTCGGCGCGGTCCTGGCCGAGCAGAACGACGAGTGGACCGAGGCCCGGCGCTACATGAGCCGCGAACTCCTCGCAAAAGCCTGCCTCCACCCGATCGAGTCAGAAACCGCCGAGACCGTCCTGCCCACCGAACTCACCGCATAG
- a CDS encoding IS256 family transposase, with amino-acid sequence MLTVVNEDGTTPHGSLIDEIVREGARRMLAAALEAEVNTYIAELADQRDASGRRLVVRNGFHQPRKVTTAAGAIEVKAPRVNDKRVDEATGERKRFSSAILPPWARKSPKISEVLPLLYLHGLSSGDFVPALEQFLGSSAGLSPATVTRLTGQWQADHTAFGERDLSATDYVYVWADGIHLRIRLAEAKSCVLVVMGVRADGTKELIAMADGYRESAESWADLLRDCARRGMRAPVLAVGDGALGFWKALAEVFPEARHQRCWVHKTANVLNAIPTSAQPSARKALQDIYNAEDRDHAVKAVAAFEKTYGAKWPKAVKKITDDVDELLAFYDFPAEHWVHLRTTNPIESTFATVRLRTKVTKGAGSAAAALAMVFKLVESAQARWRAVNAPHLVALVRAGARFERGLLAERPKAAA; translated from the coding sequence GTGCTCACGGTAGTCAACGAAGACGGAACGACACCACACGGCTCCCTGATCGACGAGATCGTCCGGGAGGGCGCACGGCGGATGCTGGCCGCCGCGCTGGAAGCCGAAGTCAACACCTACATAGCCGAGTTGGCTGATCAGCGGGACGCGTCCGGGCGGCGTCTGGTGGTGCGCAACGGCTTCCACCAGCCGCGGAAGGTCACGACCGCGGCCGGGGCGATCGAGGTGAAGGCCCCGCGGGTCAATGACAAGCGCGTCGACGAGGCCACCGGGGAGCGCAAGCGGTTCTCCTCGGCGATCCTGCCGCCCTGGGCCCGCAAGTCCCCGAAGATCAGCGAGGTGCTCCCTCTGCTCTATCTGCACGGCCTGTCGTCGGGTGACTTCGTGCCCGCGCTGGAGCAGTTCCTCGGCTCCTCCGCCGGCCTCTCGCCCGCCACGGTCACCCGGCTGACCGGGCAGTGGCAGGCCGATCACACGGCATTCGGCGAGCGTGACCTGTCGGCGACGGACTACGTGTACGTGTGGGCCGACGGCATCCACCTGCGGATCCGCCTGGCCGAGGCGAAGTCCTGCGTGCTGGTCGTCATGGGGGTGCGCGCGGACGGCACGAAGGAGCTGATCGCGATGGCCGACGGCTACCGCGAGTCCGCCGAGTCCTGGGCCGACCTGCTGCGTGACTGCGCACGGCGCGGGATGCGCGCTCCGGTCCTCGCGGTCGGCGACGGAGCACTGGGCTTTTGGAAGGCCCTGGCAGAGGTGTTTCCCGAGGCCCGCCATCAGCGGTGCTGGGTTCATAAAACGGCCAATGTGCTCAACGCGATCCCGACGTCGGCCCAGCCCAGCGCGCGAAAGGCGCTGCAGGACATCTACAACGCCGAGGACCGCGACCATGCGGTGAAAGCCGTCGCCGCATTCGAGAAGACCTACGGCGCGAAGTGGCCCAAGGCCGTCAAGAAGATCACCGACGACGTTGACGAGCTGCTGGCGTTCTACGACTTCCCGGCCGAGCACTGGGTTCACCTGCGCACCACGAATCCGATCGAATCGACCTTCGCGACAGTGCGGCTGAGGACCAAGGTCACCAAGGGCGCCGGCAGCGCGGCCGCCGCACTTGCCATGGTCTTCAAGCTCGTCGAATCCGCCCAGGCGCGCTGGCGAGCGGTCAACGCGCCCCACCTCGTGGCACTCGTCCGTGCCGGAGCCCGCTTCGAACGCGGCCTCCTGGCCGAGCGGCCGAAGGCGGCGGCGTGA
- a CDS encoding DNA-binding protein, which translates to MDIVEDDAWSSQPEAARSLGITLIRVGMLIANRRLIPAENPAGQAGVTTASVQAEEIWRANATKRAKLARLLKDTINWF; encoded by the coding sequence GTGGACATCGTCGAGGACGACGCCTGGTCGTCCCAGCCAGAAGCCGCCCGCAGCCTGGGCATCACGCTCATCCGCGTCGGGATGCTCATCGCCAACCGCCGTCTGATACCGGCAGAGAACCCGGCTGGTCAGGCTGGAGTCACAACTGCCAGCGTCCAAGCCGAGGAAATCTGGCGAGCGAACGCGACAAAGCGAGCGAAGCTCGCCCGTCTCCTGAAGGACACGATCAACTGGTTCTGA
- a CDS encoding acyl-CoA dehydrogenase family protein, whose product MHLDHTPEQLRLRTELRAYFAELVPDNAYARHTDPVAAKRFYRKTIRRLGDDGWLGVGWPMEYGGRGLTPIEQFIFFDEAAQAGVPLPLMALNTVGPTIMRYGTDDQKAYFLPKILAGEIDFAIGYSEPDAGTDLAALKTRAVREGDAYVVNGQKIWTTNGDTADWVWLAVRTDPEAPPHKGITMLLVPTTDPGYSCTVIRTLASHDTTASYYENVRVPVSRRVGAENQGWRLITNQLNHERVTLAAHGTMAIRALHDVQRWATETKLADGRRVVDLPWVRRRLAQTHVKLDALKLLNWQMVGALQNGTLTPQDASAVKVYGSEARRDAYAWLMEIVAAPAALQEGSAGAVLHGELERGYRSAVIFTFGGGNNEIQREIISWIGLGMPRVRR is encoded by the coding sequence GTGCACCTCGACCACACGCCCGAGCAGCTACGGCTGCGCACCGAACTGCGCGCCTACTTCGCCGAGTTGGTGCCCGACAACGCCTACGCCCGGCACACCGACCCCGTCGCCGCCAAACGCTTCTACCGCAAGACGATCCGCCGCCTCGGCGACGACGGCTGGCTCGGCGTCGGCTGGCCCATGGAGTACGGCGGACGCGGCCTCACCCCGATCGAGCAGTTCATCTTCTTCGACGAAGCCGCCCAGGCCGGTGTCCCGCTGCCCCTGATGGCGCTGAACACGGTCGGACCGACGATCATGCGCTACGGCACCGACGACCAGAAGGCGTACTTCCTGCCGAAGATCCTCGCCGGTGAGATCGACTTCGCCATCGGCTACAGCGAGCCGGACGCGGGCACCGACCTGGCCGCCCTCAAGACCCGCGCGGTCCGGGAGGGCGACGCATACGTCGTCAACGGGCAGAAGATCTGGACGACCAACGGCGACACCGCGGACTGGGTGTGGCTCGCCGTGCGCACCGACCCCGAGGCCCCGCCGCACAAGGGCATCACCATGCTCCTCGTGCCGACCACCGACCCGGGCTACTCCTGCACGGTCATCCGCACCCTCGCCTCCCACGACACCACCGCCAGCTACTACGAGAACGTCCGCGTACCCGTCAGCCGGCGCGTCGGAGCCGAGAACCAGGGCTGGCGGCTGATCACCAACCAGCTCAACCACGAGCGCGTGACCCTCGCCGCGCACGGCACCATGGCCATCCGCGCCCTGCACGACGTACAGCGCTGGGCGACGGAGACCAAACTCGCCGACGGCCGCCGGGTCGTCGACCTGCCGTGGGTGCGCCGCCGGCTCGCCCAGACCCATGTGAAGCTCGACGCGCTCAAGCTCCTCAACTGGCAGATGGTGGGCGCCCTGCAGAACGGCACCCTCACCCCGCAGGACGCCTCCGCCGTCAAGGTCTACGGCTCCGAGGCCCGCCGGGACGCCTACGCCTGGCTGATGGAGATCGTCGCCGCCCCCGCCGCACTCCAGGAGGGCTCGGCCGGCGCCGTGCTCCACGGCGAACTCGAACGCGGCTACCGCTCCGCCGTGATCTTCACCTTCGGCGGCGGCAACAACGAGATCCAGCGGGAGATCATCTCGTGGATCGGACTGGGGATGCCGCGGGTACGGCGATAA